The Panicum hallii strain FIL2 chromosome 9, PHallii_v3.1, whole genome shotgun sequence genome has a window encoding:
- the LOC112873903 gene encoding UPF0496 protein 4-like, with translation MSRPHDGHRSFFPVGNPFRMILPRGAHLSPKLTAVLTSYEDGLASSLRKLKPEAASNVLTLSWMKLAVDCLSDLHTKIATLITELELPVSDWDEKWVDIYLNSSVKLLDICIALSSELARLDQGQLLLQYVLHVLDSGNQVPSQEQLKRAEASLKEWMERASERSPRLDNCLTALQELSGNLCLMKVKHSAKGRVLMRALYGIEAITVFFCSVLVAVLSGSSKPLVELDVPEKFGWSKAFSDLHKAISGELSSQLSRGRVAAVKELEKVEVCARQLHALTSSAQLDLEEGNASLAHAVSHSKEVIMSDTTTAQEGGPEDNLKLAEGISCEHEVIMLHSTEEGLDTTGTKEDANTFSHSEEVIVLERTSDGGHQDDNAKQATGVGSETSGLERREELLNCISSMSKSTEEFRLGLDSLSKRVGDFFQVVLTGRDALLCNLRISGGIKVAAEVRS, from the coding sequence ATGAGCCGCCCACACGACGGGCACAGGTCCTTCTTCCCCGTCGGGAACCCCTTCAGGATGATCCTCCCAAGAGGAGCTCACCTTTCCCCGAAGCTCACCGCAGTGCTCACGTCGTACGAGGATGGCCTGGCCTCGAGCTTGAGGAAGCTCAAGCCAGAGGCTGCCTCGAATGTGCTCACCCTGTCATGGATGAAGCTTGCGGTGGACTGCTTATCGGATCTGCACACCAAAATAGCGACCCTGATCACCGAGCTCGAGCTTCCTGTCTCGGATTGGGACGAGAAATGGGTTGACATTTATCTCAATAGCAGCGTGAAGCTGCTGGACATCTGCATCGCTCTGAGCTCAGAGCTTGCTAGGTTGGATCAAGGGCAGTTGCTGCTGCAGTATGTCCTGCATGTGTTGGACTCTGGGAACCAAGTGCCATCGCAAGAGCAGCTCAAGAGAGCTGAGGCATCGCTTAAGGAATGGATGGAGCGTGCAAGCGAGAGATCTCCGAGGCTTGATAATTGCTTGACTGCATTACAGGAGCTTTCTGGGAACCTTTGCTTGATGAAGGTTAAGCATTCTGCTAAGGGGAGGGTGCTCATGCGGGCATTGTATGGAATCGAGGCTATTACGGTCTTCTTCTGCAGTGTGCTTGTAGCCGTACTGTCAGGTAGCTCCAAGCCACTGGTGGAGTTGGATGTCCCTGAGAAATTTGGTTGGTCTAAAGCCTTCAGTGATCTTCATAAGGCCATAAGTGGGGAACTTAGCAGCCAACTATCCAGAGGTCGTGTTGCAGCTGTAAAAGAGCTGGAGAAAGTTGAGGTATGTGCTAGACAGCTGCATGCATTGACTAGCTCTGCTCAGCTTGATCTTGAAGAGGGGAATGCCAGCCTGGCTCATGCTGTTAGCCATTCAAAGGAAGTGATCATGTCAGATACTACTACAGCTCAGGAAGGAGGCCCTGAGGATAATCTTAAGCTGGCTGAGGGCATTAGCTGTGAGCATGAAGTAATCATGCTGCATAGTACAGAAGAAGGACTGGATACAACTGGCACTAAGGAGGATGCCAATACTTTCAGCCATTCAGAGGAAGTGATAGTGCTTGAGAGAACCAGCGATGGAGGACACCAAGATGATAACGCAAAGCAGGCTACTGGCGTCGGCAGCGAGACCAGTGGCTTGGAAAGGAGAGAGGAGCTGCTGAACTGCATCTCCAGCATGTCGAAAAGCACCGAAGAGTTCCGACTGGGGTTGGACTCGCTCTCAAAACGGGTGGGGGACTTCTTCCAGGTCGTGCTTACAGGGCGTGATGCATTACTCTGCAACCTCAGGATTTCAGGTGGGATCAAGGTCGCCGCCGAGGTCAGGTCTTAG
- the LOC112875043 gene encoding cytochrome P450 89A2-like yields the protein MDAPQLLLGALLFLLPAALLLLNRARGKRPRLPPGPPSLPLLGSVVWLTNSPAEIEPLLRRLFERHGPVVALRVGARLSVFVADRRAAHAALVERGAALADRPALVSARLLGENDNTITRASYGPVWRLLRRNLVAETLHPSRVRLFAPARAWVRRVLVDKLGEPGPGVPPPRVVETFQYAMFCLLVLMCFGERLDEPAVRAIAAAQRETLIYISRNMPVFAFFPPVTKHLFRARLDKARALRRRVKELFLPLINARREYRRRGGEPKKETTFEHSYVDTLLDIKLHEDGDRPLTDDEIILLCSEFLNAGTDTTSTGLQWIMAELVKNPSIQGKLYSEIKAATDDDKEEISEEDVHKMPYLKAVILEGLRKHPPGHFVLPHKAAEDMDIGGYLIPKGTTVNFMVAEMGRDEREWKNPMKFSPERFLPGGDGEDVDVTGTKGIRMMPFGVGRRICAGLGIAMLHLEYFVANMVWEFEWQEVPGEEVDFAEKNEFTTVMKKPLRPRLVPRRTRSTSAH from the coding sequence ATGGACGCGCCCCAGCTCCTCCTCGGAgcgctcctcttcctcctccccgccgcgctcctcctcctcaaccGCGCGCGGGGCAAGCGCCCGCGCCTCCCGCCGGGCCCGCCTTCCCTGCCGCTCCTCGGCAGCGTGGTGTGGCTCACCAACTCGCCCGCCGAGATCGAGCCCCTGCTGCGGCGCCTCTTCGAGCGGCACGGCCCCGTCGTGGCGCTCCGCGTCGGGGCGCGCCTCTCCGTCTTCGTCGccgaccgccgcgccgcgcacgcggcgctcgtcgagcgcggcgcggcgctggcggACCGCCCGGCGCTCGTGTCGGCCAGGCTCCTCGGCGAGAACGACAACACTATCACCCGCGCCAGCTACGGGCCCGTGtggcgcctcctccgccgcaaCCTCGTCGCCGAGACGCTGCACCCGTCGCGGGTGAGGCTCTTCGCGCCGGCCCGCGCCTGGGTGCGCCGCGTCCTCGTCGACAAGCTCGGCGAGCCCGGGCCCGGCGTGCCGCCGCCCCGCGTCGTGGAGACGTTCCAGTACGCCATGTTCTGCCTCCTCGTGCTCATGTGCTTCGGCGAGCGCCTCGACGAGCCCGCGGTGCGCGCGATCGCCGCCGCGCAGCGGGAGACGCTCATCTACATCTCCAGGAACATGCCCGTCTTCGCCTTCTTCCCACCAGTCACCAAGCACCTCTTCCGCGCGCGGCTGGACAAGGCGCGggcgctgcggcggcgcgtcaaggagctcttCCTGCCGCTCATCAACGCGCGGCGCGAGTACaggaggcggggcggcgagccgaAGAAGGAAACCACGTTCGAGCACTCGTACGTGGACACCCTGCTCGACATCAAGCTCCACGAGGACGGCGATCGCCCGCTTACCGACGATGAGATCATCCTCCTCTGCTCCGAGTTCCTCAACGCCGGGACGGACACCACCTCCACCGGGCTGCAGTGGATCATGGCCGAGCTTGTCAAGAACCCATCCATCCAGGGCAAGCTCTACAGCGAGATCAAAGCCGCCACCGACGACGACAAGGAAGAGATCTCCGAGGAGGACGTCCACAAGATGCCGTACCTCAAGGCGGTGATCCTCGAGGGCCTCCGGAAGCACCCGCCGGGCCATTTCGTCCTGCCGCACAAGGCGGCGGAGGACATGGATATCGGCGGGTACCTGATCCCCAAGGGCACTACGGTGAACTTCATGGTGGCCGAGATGGGCCGCGACGAGCGCGAGTGGAAGAACCCCATGAAGTTCTCGCCTGAGCGGTTCCtccccggcggcgacggcgaggacgTGGACGTGACGGGCACCAAGGGGATCAGGATGATGCCGTTCGGCGTGGGGCGGAGGATCTGCGCGGGGCTCGGCATCGCCATGCTGCACCTGGAGTACTTCGTGGCCAACATGGTCTGGGAGTTCGAGTGGCAGGAGGTGCCCGGCGAGGAGGTGGACTTCGCCGAGAAGAACGAGTTCACCACCGTCATGAAGAAGCCGCTACGCCCGCGCCTTGTGCCCAGGAGGACTCGGAGTACGAGTGCTCACTAG
- the LOC112875044 gene encoding cytochrome P450 89A2-like, producing METWLLLAAAVLIPLLVLLRSGRSRRLPPGPPAVPLLGNLLWLRHSAADVEPLLLRLFGRYGPVVTLQIGSRLTIFVADRRLAHAALVGAGTALADRPRAATSSLLGVTDNIITRANYGAVWRLLRRNLVSETLHPSRVRLFAPARAWVRRVLVEKLREAGDAPGSVVEAFQYTMFCLLVLMCFGERLDEPAVRAIEDAERAWLLYISRKLSVFFFLPSVTKHLFRGRLRVAHALRRRQMELFVPLINARREYKRQAMEGQPPAKETTFQHSYVDTLLDITLPEEGNRPLTDDEIVALCSEFLNAGTDTTSTGLQWIMAELVKNPAVQEKLYDEIKTTCGDGEVSEEAVHSMPYLKAVILEGLRKHPPGHFVLPHKAAEDMDVGGYLIPKGATVNFMVAEMGRDGEEWDRPMEFVPERFLEGGDGVGVDMTGTKGIRMMPFGVGRRICAGLSIAMLHLEYFVANMVREFEWKEVPGDEVDFAEKREFTTVMKKPLRPRLVPRN from the coding sequence ATGGAGAcctggctcctcctcgccgccgcggtgCTCATTCCCTTGCTCGTCCTGCTCCGGAGCGGCAGgagccgccgcctgccgcccgGCCCGCCGGCCGTGCCGCTGCTCGGCAACCTGCTGTGGCTGCGCCACTCGGCCGCCGACGTCGAGCCGCTCCTCCTGCGGCTGTTCGGGCGGTACGGCCCCGTCGTGACGCTCCAGATCGGGTCGCGCCTCACCATCTTCGTGGCGGACCGCCGCCTCGCGCACGCGGCGCTCGTGGGCGCGGGGACCGCGCTGGCCGACCGGCCCCGGGCCGCCACGAGCTCGCTCCTCGGCGTCACCGACAACATCATCACCCGCGCCAACTACGGCGCCGTGtggcgcctcctccgccgcaaCCTCGTCTCCGAGACGCTGCACCCATCGCGCGTCCGCCTGTtcgcgccggcgcgcgcgtgggtGCGCCGCGTCCTCGTGGAGAAGCTGCGGGAGGCCGGGGACGCGCCCGGCAGCGTCGTGGAGGCGTTCCAGTACACCATGTTCTGCCTCCTCGTGCTCATGTGCTTCGGCGAGCGCCTCGACGAGCCCGCGGTGCGCGCCATCGAGGACGCCGAGCGCGCCTGGCTGCTCTACATCTCGAGGAAGCTGAgcgtcttcttcttcctcccatcCGTCACCAAGCACCTCTTCCGAGGACGCCTCCGGGTCGCGCacgcgctgcgccgccgccaaaTGGAGCTCTTCGTGCCGCTGATCAACGCGCGGCGGGAGTACAAGAGGCAGGCCATGGAAGGCCAGCCGCCGGCGAAGGAAACCACGTTCCAGCACTCGTACGTGGACACCCTGCTCGACATCACGCTACCGGAGGAGGGCAACCGCCCGCTCACCGATGACGAGATCGTAGCGCTATGCTCCGAGTTCCTCAACGCCGGGACCGACACCACGTCCACCGGGCTGCAGTGGATCATGGCCGAGCTGGTCAAGAACCCCGCCGTCCAGGAGAAGCTCTACGACGAGATCAAGACCACGTGCGGGGACGGCGAGGTCTCGGAGGAGGCCGTCCACAGCATGCCGTACCTGAAGGCGGTGATCCTCGAAGGCCTGCGTAAGCACCCGCCGGGGCACTTCGTGCTGCCGCACAAGGCGGCGGAGGACATGGACGTCGGCGGGTACCTGATCCCCAAGGGCGCGACGGTGAACTTCATGGTGGCCGAGATGGGCAGGGACGGGGAGGAGTGGGACAGGCCGATGGAGTTCGTGCCGGAGCGGTTCCTggagggcggcgacggcgtgggcgTGGACATGACCGGCACCAAGGGGATCCGGATGATGCCGTTCGGCGTCggccggaggatctgcgccggGCTGAGCATCGCCATGCTGCACCTGGAGTACTTCGTGGCCAACATGGTCAGGGAGTTCGAGTGGAAGGAGGTGCCCGGCGACGAGGTGGACTTCGCCGAGAAGCGCGAGTTCACCACCGTCATGAAGAAGCCGCTCCGGCCCCGCCTTGTGCCCAGGAATTAA
- the LOC112873901 gene encoding cytochrome P450 89A2-like — MDTQLLLLAALLLLPLAALLVAKPRGTRGGKNGARLPPGLPLLGNLLLLRRSSSDVEALLRRLVAWHGPVVSLRVGSTLSIFIADHRLAHAALVGSGASLADRPAVTRALLGESDNTISRSSYGPVWRLLRRNLVAETLHPSRVRLFAPARAWVRHALAETLGREAEEAQARARAPPPVMEAFRHAMFCLLVLMCFGGRLDEPAVRAIAAAQHAWLMFMAQNANVFAFWPALTRILLRGRLQKGLDARRRQKELFVPLIEARRERKKQLDSPGGGGGASAAAPDKETMFEHSYVDTLLDIRLPDEGNRALTDDEMANLCSEFLTAGTDTTSTALQWIMAELVKNPAIQEKLYSEIKATCGDEQEEVGEEDTHRMPYLKAVVLEGLRRHPPAHFLLAHKAAEDIEVGGYLIPKGATVNFTVAEMGWDEREWDRPMDFVPERFLPGGDGEGVDVTGSREIKMMPFGVGRRICAGLGIAMLHLEYFVANLVREFEWKEVPGEKVDFTETREFTTVMKKPLRARLVRRTTG; from the coding sequence ATGGACACACAGCTCCTACTCCTCGCCGCCCTTCTGCTCCTGCCCCTCGCCGCGCTCCTGGTCGCGAAGCCGCGCGGGACCCGCGGGGGCAAGAACGGCGCCCGCCTCCCGCCGGGCCTGCCGCTCCTCGGcaacctgctgctgctgaggcgCTCCTCGTCCGACGTGGAGGCCCTGCTCCGGCGCCTCGTCGCGTGGCACGGGCCCGTCGTGTCCCTGCGCGTGGGCTCCACCCTCTCCATCTTCATCGCCGACCACCGCCTCGCGCACGCGGCCCTGGTCGGGAGCGGGGCGTCACTCGCCGACCGCCCGGCCGTCACGCGCGCTCTCCTGGGGGAGAGCGACAACACCATCTCGCGGTCCAGCTACGGGCCCGTGTGGCGCCTCCTACGCCGCAACCTTGTCGCCGAGACGCTGCACCCGTCGCGGGTCCGGCTGttcgcgcccgcgcgcgcgtgggtgCGCCACGCGCTCGCGGAGACGCTCGGGCGGGAGGCCGAGGaggcccaggcgcgggcgcgggcgccgccCCCCGTGATGGAGGCGTTCCGGCACGCCATGTTCTGCCTCCTCGTGCTCATGTGCTTCGGCGGGCGGCTGGACGAGCCCGCGGTGCGCGCcatcgcggccgcgcagcacgCCTGGCTCATGTTCATGGCCCAGAACGCGAACGTGTTCGCGTTCTGGCCGGCGCTGACCAGGAtcctcctccgcggccgcctcCAGAAGGGGCTTGATGCTCGGCGGCGCCAGAAGGAGCTCTTCGTGCCACTCATCGAGGCGCGGCGGGAGCGCAAGAAGCAGCTGGACagcccaggcggcggcggcggagcctcggcggcggcgccagaCAAGGAGACGATGTTCGAGCACTCGTACGTGGACACGCTGCTCGACATCAGGCTCCCCGACGAGGGGAACCGCGCGCTCACGGACGACGAGATGGCAAACCTCTGCTCCGAGTTCCTCACCGCCGGGACCGACACGACGTCCACGGCGCTGCAGTGGATCATGGCCGAGCTGGTCAAGAACCCGGCCATCCAGGAGAAGCTCTACAGCGAGATCAAGGCGACGTGCGGCGACGAGCAAGAGGAGGTCGGCGAGGAGGACACGCACAGGATGCCGTACCTCAAGGCCGTCGTCCTCGAGGGGCTGCGCCGGCACCCTCCGGCGCACTTCCTGCTGGCGCACAAGGCGGCGGAGGACATCGAGGTCGGCGGGTACCTTATCCCCAAGGGCGCGACGGTGAACTTCACGGTGGCGGAGATGGGCTGGGACGAGCGGGAGTGGGACAGGCCCATGGACTTCGTGCCGGAGCGGTTCTTgcccggcggcgacggcgagggcgtGGACGTGACGGGCAGTAGGGAGATCAAGATGATGCCATTCGGCGTTGGGCGGCGGATCTGCGCCGGGCTCGGCATCGCCATGCTTCACCTGGAGTACTTCGTGGCCAACTTGGTCAGGGAATTCGAATGGAAAGAGGTGCCCGGCGAGAAGGTGGACTTCACCGAGACGCGCGAGTTCACCACCGTCATGAAGAAACCGCTCCGCGCGCGGCTGGTGCGCAGAACCACTGGGTGA